In Microbulbifer elongatus, the DNA window CCCCTTGGGGCCGTAGTAACCGGCATTGCTCACCAGCACATCCAGAGCGCGGTCCTGCAGCGCACTGGCCAGCGCGGCCATCTGCGTATAATCGGTAACATCCAGGCCATGAATCTCGATATGGTCGTTCCCCTCCGCCAGTTCACTCAGCTCCCAGGCAGCGGAGGGATTCCGGCAGGTGGCGATAACCGTCCAGCCATCTGCGGCAAATTGACGGGTCATTTCCAGTCCAATGCCGCGGTTGCAGCCGGTGATGAGAATCGTGCCAGACATGTTTCCTCCTGTGGTGGTATTCTTGCGCGGTTTGATGATAGCAACTGCAACGCTTATGTATTACTCGCTCGGCGACCTCTTCTGGATTTCTCTCCTGGCACTGCCCGCCTGGTATTTCTGGGCCGGTATGGCGGCCAAGGATCGGGTGCGGCGCATCGTGAAAGACCACTGCGCGAAAACCGGTGTGCAGTTGCTGGACGATACGGTGATGCTGAACCGCACCCGCCTGAAGCGCGACCGGCGCGGTCATGTGCGACTACAGCGGCAATACGAATTTGAATTCACCTCTACCGGTGAACGCCGCTACAGTGGCATTGCCGTGCTGCACGGACAGCGTATTACCCAGATTCAGCTCTCTCCTTTTCATTTGGACTAAACCACGTGAGTTCTATGCAAGCCCCACAAAAAGGTATCTACCGACATTACAAAGGCAACCTGTATCACCTGATGGAAATTGCAACCCACAGTGAAAACGGGGAACCACTGGCGATTTATCGCGCGCTGTATGGTGAGTTCGGGGTGTGGGCACGCCCGCTTGCCATGTTTACGGAAACCGTCGAGAAAGACGGTGAGACGATCGCGCGCTTCGCGCTGGAACGCCCCCTCGACTGATACCGGGCTTCGCCCCAGAAAAAGACGATAAGGACACTCGGTGAACAACTCGGTTAACAAAAAGCAAATCCTGATCTACGGCGCCTACGGCTATACCGGCGAGCTGATTGCCCGCAAAGCGGTGGCCAAGGGGCTGAAGCCCATTCTGTCCGGGCGCAGTGCCGCCAAACTGCAGCCGCTGGCCAATGAGCTCGGTCTGCCTGCCATCGCCGTTTCTCTGGACGATGACGATGCGCTGGCACGTACCCTCAGGGATGTGGCCGCCGTCATCAATTGTGCGGGGCCATTTTCAGCCACTGCGGAACCGATGATCCGCGCGTGTATTGCCAGCGGCACCCACTATCAGGACATCACCGGGGAAATGGCGGTGTACCAGTTGGCCCACAGCCTGGATGCGGAAGCCCGCGCTGCCGGCGTGGTGCTGTGCCCGGGTACCGGATTTGATGTGATCCCCACGGACTGCCTGGCGGCAGCGCTGCACAGGGAGATGTACAGTGCCACACACCTCACTCTGGGGTTCGACTCCGATTCCGGCCTCAGCCCCGGTACCGCCAAAACCTCCATCGAAAGCCTCGGCGTTGGTGGCGCGGTACGTCGCAACGGCAAGATCGAAGTGACACCTCATGCGGAACTGACCCGCAAGATCAATTTCGGCCGCGGCGAAAAGTTCGCCGTCGCCATTCCCTGGGGTGACGTGGCCACCGCCTACTATTCCACCGAGATCCCCAATATCGAGGTGTACATCCCCATGAGCCCGCGCCGGGCGAAAAAAATGCAGAAGCTGAACGCCTTGCGCTGGCTGCTGCGTATGAAATGGGTACAGAACTGGCTTAAAGGCAAAGTGGACGACAAGGTCCGCGGCCCCAGTGAAAACCAGCGCGCGGAACAGCAGACCTGGGTGTGGGGCGAGGTACGCAACGATCGCCGGGGCGAGCGCCGGGTAGGCCGGGTGGTCACCGCCAACGGCTACGATGTGACCGTGCACGGCTCCCTGGCGGTGGTGGAATTTCTGCTGGACTATCAGGGGGAAGGAGGATACTTCACACCGTCAAAACTATGCGGTCACGAGCTGGTGGAAAAGCTGCCCGGCTCCGGGGTGATCAAAATCGGCATCGACTGAACAGATCACCGCGACGCCAGCGGCAATTCAGGTGGCTTCTCGCGCCGCCGGTTCCATAAACCCCGGAGAAAAAGGCAGATTTCACAGACCTGACATATTTTGTTCAAGTCTGCGCAACATAGGCTTCGTACTTTTACCGTATGCGAAGCTTACCTATCACACTGAAAACCGTCGATGTGTCGCTGGTGCTGCGAATGGCAGAACGGGCGGCACGGCCGGCATCCCGCAGAAACTACCTGCTGCTGTCCCGCTCGGCCGACGGCTGGCTCTACCTGCTGTCGCCACTGGTGGTGGCAGCCATGAGCCTGAGTACCGCCCTGCAGTTTTTTACGGTGTGCGGGGCGGCCTTCGCCATTGAGCGCTCCCTGTACTGGACCATTAAAAATACCACCCGCCGCAACCGACCTCCGGAATCCATTCCGGGGCTGCGCTCCATTGTCGTCGCCAACGACCGCTTCAGCCTGCCCTCGGGCCACACCTCCGGCGCCTTCCTGTTTGTCACCATGCTTGCCCAGTGTCTCAATCCGCTGTGGGCGCTTGGTTACTTCTGGGCAGCCGGTGTAGGCACCTCTCGTGTGGGCCTCGGCGTGCACTTCCCCACCGATGTCTTTGCCGGGGCACTGCTTGGCACCTGTGTGGGCTTCGCGGTCAGCGGCGTGCTGCTATAACTGTTGCGCAGCAACGACCTGCTCCAGAAATTGATAACCCTCGCATTCCTCCCGGAGAAGCAACTTGAAAATTTTGTACGGTGTTCAAGGTACCGGTAACGGACATATTTCCCGCGCCCGCGCCATGGCGGAAGCTTTTCAGCAATTTCCCGATCTGGAAGTGCAGTGGCTCTTCTCCGGTCGCCCACCGGAAAAGCTGTTTGCCATGGAGGCCTTTGGTGACTACTGGTGGCGCGAAGGCCTGACCTTCGTACACAAAGAAGGCAAGATCGACAAACTGGCGACCGCCCGACAACTGGATCTGGGCAAACTGCTGAACGATATTCGTGAACTGCCGGTAAATGATTTTGACCTGGTCATCAGCGACTTCGAGCCGGTGACAGCGTGGGCAGCGAAAAAGCGCAAATGCGCAAGCCTCGGGCTGGGTCACCAGTACGCGTTCAACTTCAGTATTCCCACCCCGGCGTTTGGCTGGGTGGCGCGCAGTATCATGAAAGCCTTTGCGCCGGTTCCGGTAAGCCTGGGGATGCACTGGTACCATTTTGGTCACCCGATCCTGCCACCTATCGCCCACGCCCACGAAGAGCCGACGCCGACCGAGCAGGAACATATTCTGGTGTACCTGCCGTTTGAGCACCCTACTCCTCTGCTGCGGCATCTGGCGCAGCTGCCGCAGCAGTTTATTGTGTACGGCCTGCCCACCGATCTGCCCAAGGCAGAAAATATCACCCTGAAAGCCCCGTCCGTAGAGGGGTTCCGCCACGATGTGGCGACCGCCCGTGCGGTTATCTGCAACAGTGGTTTCGAGTTGATCGCCGAGACCCTGACGCTGGGAAAACCCATCCTGACCCGCCCGCTCAAGGGCCAGTTCGAACAGGAGGCCAACGGCATGGCCCTGAAAGAATTGCAGCTGGCCAAGGTGGTCGAGCACATCGATGCGCTGACCATCGGCCGCTGGTTGGAAGAGCACCCGAAGGGGGTGCGTATTGCGTGGCCCAATGTGGCACATGCTATTGTGCAGTGGATTGCCGACGGCCGCAGCGAGTCGCCCCAGGCACTGGCAGACAAATTATGGCAGGGCGTGGTCCCGGGTCAGCGTCGCGCGCAGAGCGCCGATGCGAGCACCACTCTGGAAACAACCGAAGAAATCGAAGGTGCCAAGGGCAGCGAGAGTTCCTGAACTCACTCGCTATCGCTCGAACCGGTGTGCGCCACCCGGGCGCACACCGCCTTTATCACAGATTCAGTCGCTGCTGCTCCTTCTTCAGGTGTGCCACCGCCTCGCGCATGGTGGCCACCCAGTAGCGATCCGGGTGTGCCGCCAGGTGCGCCAGCAGTGCCTGGTGATCGTCTTCGGATACGGTGATGTAATCCCCCCCTACCCCGTGAAACATAAAGCCGACCAGGCTGTTATTTTCCCGCGCTGCTTCTACCACGGCGATCAACTCATCGGCACTTTTTTCCGCGCCATCGAACGAGGCGACCCGGTAAAAGTCCTTGTCGTCCAGTCGATGCTGACCATCGGCGGAATACAGCCGCGCGGCGGGGACCAGTTTTTTCAGTTCCGGGATCACATCCTGTCCGCCGGCCAGCATATCGCCGCAGGGATAGGCGAACGTTCGTTGCTGCTCGCCATCGATCGCTTCGAGCATACTGTTGGTAGCCTGCACTTCATCGATAAACTGCTCCAGAGTGTACTTGTCCAGATCCTGCCAGGGCTTTACCCAGCTGCGGTTGGCGACAGATTTGCGGCAGGGGTGGTACAGCATGTGGTTACCGAGCTCGTGGCCAGACTGTGCGGCACGGCGCCACTCGTGCAGGCGCATACGGATTGACGGCCGCGCACCACTCAGATAGAAGGTACCGGGCAGCCGGTACTCATTCAGCTGGGGAATGGCGACATCCAGATGGGAGTCCAGTGCATCGTCATAGGTCAGCACCACCGCGACTTCCGCACCACCGGGCCAGGGCGACGGGGCCGCTACCGATACTGGTGATGCAGCCATGGCACTGGCCATCATCCCCAACAGCGCGGATTTCAGTCCGCGAGACACCCCCGAGAAGGATTGAAAAAACATAACAACTCCCTTTGCTTTCTGTTTGTATTGTTTTACAGCTGGACGCGCAGGGTAAGTCCCCCGAGATCCGCGTCTCCGCATAAGGCATCATCGCGCTGGGCCTCTGGCACTACCCCAATGGACCCGTGATAACTCTCCACAATATCCACCACCACCGCAAGTCCGATGCCCTGTCCCTGCTGTTGCTGATCGGCGCGCACACCGCGCTGAATTACCTGCTGCCATTGATCTTCGGAAAGACCGGGACCGTTATCCGCCACGACAATTTCCAGCCCCCGGCGATCTTCCGTATTGCAGATACTCACCAGTAACCTGCCGCCGCCATACTTGTAACCGTTGTCCAGAAGGTTGCCGAGCAGCTCCATCAGATCCCCTTCATCGCCATAAAAGAGTACCGATTCGTCGCACAGTAATTCCGCGTCGATACTTTTGTGACGGTAGGCCTTGTCCAGGGCCGTGAGAATTTTTTCCACCAGCGGTTGCACGGGCACGCCGCGTAGAATCGATTTGGGTGACGAGGTTACCGCCCGCTTTAGCTGATAACTGATGATGCTATCCATCCGCTCCACTTGCTCGGCCAGCGCCTTGTGCGCAGCCAGGGGATCCGCGGCCACATCCATGCCCTTCAATACCGCCAGAGGTGTCTTCAGACTGTGGGCAAGATCGCCCAGAGTATGCCGTGTTTTTTCCCGCTGGCGACGCTCATTTTCAATCAGCAGATTCAGGTTGTCGGTCAGGGGAACCAGCTCCTGGGGGAATCGGCCCTGCAGGGAATCCGCACCGCCGTGCTGCATGTTTTTGAGGGCACGGGTCAGGCCCCGCAACGGCGCCAGCCCCCACTGCAGTACCAGCAACTGCACCGCGATCAGTGCCAGTGAACCAACCCCGAGCCAACGCCACAGGGTGGTATTGAACTGCCTGACCTGAGCGTAGAGCGGGGCAGCGTCCTCCAGTACTACAAAGGTAAACTGGAGCTCATTGTCCAGCCCCCAGGCGATACCCTGGCGAAAGCTGGTATAGGGCTGATTCAGATCCGGCATCTGCACTTCCGCAAACACCTGCTGCCCCTGGCGCAGGGGCAGCGGGAGAGGAAGGGCAGAAAAGTTGGGCAGGCTGAGTGCTGAGGGAGAGCGCCAGATGACCCGGCCGCGCGCATCCATGACCGCGCCGATGAGGCCGGAGTCCGGCTGATTGAACCGGGGTTCCGGCAGGCTCAGGGGTAGTTGCAGGGTATCGCCGTCGGGTTCCGCCACGGCCAGCAGCGTGTACACGTGCAACTGCAGTTCCCGCGCTTTGGCTTCATCCAGCGAGGTGCGGAAAGCCCGCTCCAGCACCCCGGAGAAAACCGCGAGGAATACCAGTAACACCAGTGTGGCCATCAGAGAAAGACGGCCTGAAAGGGAGTGTACCCAGCGGAACAGCACCTGCCTCAGGCGGTGCAGCCGCGTCCACCATGCCATCAGTCCGCCGGACTAAATCGGTAGCCCCGCCCGCGCAGGGTTTCGATCGGTTTGACCCCGCCGGCGGCATCCAGTTTTTTACGCAGGCGACCGATAAACACTTCGATCACGTTGCTGTCGCGATCGCAATCCTGCTCGTAAATGTGCTCGGTGAGCGTGGTTTTCGACACCACTTCGTCCGGGTGCAACATCAGATATTCCAGCACCTTGTATTCGAACGAAGTCAGCTCCAACTCACTACCGGACACCTTTACCCGCTGGGCACTGGTATCCAGTTCGATGGGGCCCGCATTGATGGTGGGTGAGGAAAATCCCGCAGAGCGACGCACCAGCGCATTGAGCCGGGCCAGCAGCTCTTCGGTATGGAAGGGCTTGGTGAGATAGTCGTCACCACCGGCTTCGAGCCCGCGCACCCGCTCCTGCCAATGGCCGCGGGCGGTGAGGATCAGAATGGGAAAATGCCGGGATTCCTTGCGCAGGGTCTCGATCACCTGAATGCCATCCACCTTGGGTAGGCCCAGATCCATCACCGCTACGTCGTAGGGAAACTCTCGCCCGAGATACAGGGCTTCTTCGCCGTCCGGGGCTTCGTCCACGGTGTATCCCCCCTTGCGCAGGGAGGCCGCCAACTGTTCACGCAGGGCGTGCTCATCTTCCACCAGCAGTGCGCGCATGATCTTTCCTCAATCCGTTCTGTTCAGCCGTTGTCCGACGGTGCTCAGCAGTCCGTTAACGCTCTGTTAACGAAAGATGCGTCCACTCTGTTTATCGACGAACACCACATAAACCTGACTCTGATCAGACAGCCCCTTCACCCGGTAGGCGGCCCTGCCTTTGCGCTGGACTTCGCTGATCGCCAGAATCTTGCCACCAAACTGTCGCTTTACGATTGCGGCGGCTTCGTTTTTGGAGATGCCTTTATTCTGCACCCGGAAACTGGCCAGGGGCTGCATAGGCAGTGTGTGCACGCTGGCAATCCTCGGGGCAGGCGCATCCGCCTGATACCGCGCGGATGCGGAAACCGGTGCGGCAACCAGAATGGCTACCCACAGACAAACCAATGCGACTTTCACTGCTCTGCTCCTGTCAATTCCACTGCGCCGCTGCGACAACACTAATTGTTCACAATACCGGCGTGACGTCTACGCGAACCCGAATTCTATCGCCAGGATGGTGGTCAGTGCGAATCAGATATTCCTGGCCGTTGTACCGGTAGTTCACGTC includes these proteins:
- a CDS encoding phosphatase PAP2 family protein, with the protein product MRSLPITLKTVDVSLVLRMAERAARPASRRNYLLLSRSADGWLYLLSPLVVAAMSLSTALQFFTVCGAAFAIERSLYWTIKNTTRRNRPPESIPGLRSIVVANDRFSLPSGHTSGAFLFVTMLAQCLNPLWALGYFWAAGVGTSRVGLGVHFPTDVFAGALLGTCVGFAVSGVLL
- a CDS encoding DUF1653 domain-containing protein, which produces MQAPQKGIYRHYKGNLYHLMEIATHSENGEPLAIYRALYGEFGVWARPLAMFTETVEKDGETIARFALERPLD
- a CDS encoding saccharopine dehydrogenase family protein, which codes for MNNSVNKKQILIYGAYGYTGELIARKAVAKGLKPILSGRSAAKLQPLANELGLPAIAVSLDDDDALARTLRDVAAVINCAGPFSATAEPMIRACIASGTHYQDITGEMAVYQLAHSLDAEARAAGVVLCPGTGFDVIPTDCLAAALHREMYSATHLTLGFDSDSGLSPGTAKTSIESLGVGGAVRRNGKIEVTPHAELTRKINFGRGEKFAVAIPWGDVATAYYSTEIPNIEVYIPMSPRRAKKMQKLNALRWLLRMKWVQNWLKGKVDDKVRGPSENQRAEQQTWVWGEVRNDRRGERRVGRVVTANGYDVTVHGSLAVVEFLLDYQGEGGYFTPSKLCGHELVEKLPGSGVIKIGID
- a CDS encoding MJ1255/VC2487 family glycosyltransferase — translated: MKILYGVQGTGNGHISRARAMAEAFQQFPDLEVQWLFSGRPPEKLFAMEAFGDYWWREGLTFVHKEGKIDKLATARQLDLGKLLNDIRELPVNDFDLVISDFEPVTAWAAKKRKCASLGLGHQYAFNFSIPTPAFGWVARSIMKAFAPVPVSLGMHWYHFGHPILPPIAHAHEEPTPTEQEHILVYLPFEHPTPLLRHLAQLPQQFIVYGLPTDLPKAENITLKAPSVEGFRHDVATARAVICNSGFELIAETLTLGKPILTRPLKGQFEQEANGMALKELQLAKVVEHIDALTIGRWLEEHPKGVRIAWPNVAHAIVQWIADGRSESPQALADKLWQGVVPGQRRAQSADASTTLETTEEIEGAKGSESS
- a CDS encoding polysaccharide deacetylase family protein — its product is MFFQSFSGVSRGLKSALLGMMASAMAASPVSVAAPSPWPGGAEVAVVLTYDDALDSHLDVAIPQLNEYRLPGTFYLSGARPSIRMRLHEWRRAAQSGHELGNHMLYHPCRKSVANRSWVKPWQDLDKYTLEQFIDEVQATNSMLEAIDGEQQRTFAYPCGDMLAGGQDVIPELKKLVPAARLYSADGQHRLDDKDFYRVASFDGAEKSADELIAVVEAARENNSLVGFMFHGVGGDYITVSEDDHQALLAHLAAHPDRYWVATMREAVAHLKKEQQRLNL
- a CDS encoding response regulator transcription factor — its product is MRALLVEDEHALREQLAASLRKGGYTVDEAPDGEEALYLGREFPYDVAVMDLGLPKVDGIQVIETLRKESRHFPILILTARGHWQERVRGLEAGGDDYLTKPFHTEELLARLNALVRRSAGFSSPTINAGPIELDTSAQRVKVSGSELELTSFEYKVLEYLMLHPDEVVSKTTLTEHIYEQDCDRDSNVIEVFIGRLRKKLDAAGGVKPIETLRGRGYRFSPAD
- a CDS encoding ATP-binding protein, producing the protein MAWWTRLHRLRQVLFRWVHSLSGRLSLMATLVLLVFLAVFSGVLERAFRTSLDEAKARELQLHVYTLLAVAEPDGDTLQLPLSLPEPRFNQPDSGLIGAVMDARGRVIWRSPSALSLPNFSALPLPLPLRQGQQVFAEVQMPDLNQPYTSFRQGIAWGLDNELQFTFVVLEDAAPLYAQVRQFNTTLWRWLGVGSLALIAVQLLVLQWGLAPLRGLTRALKNMQHGGADSLQGRFPQELVPLTDNLNLLIENERRQREKTRHTLGDLAHSLKTPLAVLKGMDVAADPLAAHKALAEQVERMDSIISYQLKRAVTSSPKSILRGVPVQPLVEKILTALDKAYRHKSIDAELLCDESVLFYGDEGDLMELLGNLLDNGYKYGGGRLLVSICNTEDRRGLEIVVADNGPGLSEDQWQQVIQRGVRADQQQQGQGIGLAVVVDIVESYHGSIGVVPEAQRDDALCGDADLGGLTLRVQL
- a CDS encoding DUF3301 domain-containing protein; protein product: MYYSLGDLFWISLLALPAWYFWAGMAAKDRVRRIVKDHCAKTGVQLLDDTVMLNRTRLKRDRRGHVRLQRQYEFEFTSTGERRYSGIAVLHGQRITQIQLSPFHLD
- a CDS encoding PepSY domain-containing protein; the encoded protein is MKVALVCLWVAILVAAPVSASARYQADAPAPRIASVHTLPMQPLASFRVQNKGISKNEAAAIVKRQFGGKILAISEVQRKGRAAYRVKGLSDQSQVYVVFVDKQSGRIFR